The Chelmon rostratus isolate fCheRos1 chromosome 9, fCheRos1.pri, whole genome shotgun sequence sequence CCTGGGTCCTCAACAACCTCACAGGTTTGAGCAGTCTGTTACAGTCACACCTGATTTCTGCTGGATCTCAAACACCTATTTCCGCACTGATTTTGACCTTTTAATTGTGTAAATTAGGATTGAGATTTCCGTTCTCTTTACTCTCTGGGTTAATCGGCTGAGGAATAAACTGGCTTCTGGGACAGCTCATGCCTGCAGACATTATGAGGGATGTTAGCACACCAAATTTAAATTGTACACTTGATGATACATCTACTGAACAGTTTTGAATGtagtttggattttattttagcAACAAATCCCTTGGCACCTATCAGGCTCTGACATAAGTGATGGCCTGGGGCTTAAAAGTGTATGCAAGGCAAGTTGATTGGCTGGGCCACCTCCAGTGACTGGTCCACTTCTGAAAAGATGATTGCTTTTCTAAAGAACAGAGTGGACGCGGAATCCAAACTGAATGTTACATGTCAAAGGTAAATTACAGTTCATAGCTACTGTAATGTTATGTTAAGTTCTGACTTCTGTTCAAAGTTTAATGTCCAGTACTAATATAAAAATCTGCAAATATGGACATGATCCTTCACTCGTCCTTTCTCCCTGCAGCCATTGTTGCTGTGTGGCGCTCAGATGATTTTATAATCTGCTGTATTGTTAGGTCAGTAGACAGGCTGCTTGCTGTATAAATTGCTTATCGTGGGTTCCAGTGTGTCCAGCCTGGCACAGacttttctgtttcagctgtcCACTGCTCAGTGGCTGTACTGAGCCAACAATAACACAAGCTAACAACAGCTTTTTACTGTAGCTGACTGTCTAATGTTGTTAGTGACATTAGTGTACTGCCATGTACTGGCCATGTGGGCCAGTTGGGGACAAAATGTTCCTGGGACACCGCTTGGACACTTCAAATATACAGATCATTCAAATGCTAAATACAATTGATGTGAATGGCTTCTTCATAACTGTCGTCTTCTGggacatttcttctttttacgTGTATAATGAAGTTTGTTTGCTTCAGCTCACTCCAGTGCTctgtgttctgctctgctgactCTCAACCTGGTCCCTGGACTGATCCAgctccttcctttctctcaaGGCATCAATACGATGGTCTGTGCAAACTTAAGCCAAACTTTAAAATCATTGCTTTCATAGAATATTTCATTGTAACACTTGGTGATGATCAATGCTTAGCTTATCCTTCCTATAATGACAATGTAACACTCACTGGTCTCTCCTTCTTGTTATACTCAGATCCTGAGGGTTCTGGCAAATATAGCCCATAAGAAAAGGGAGTTTTGTGTCCAGCTGGCCCATCTTGGATTGCTCTCTGCACTCTGTGCCACACTTAAAATGGCCGACCAAGAGATGGTGACCCTGAGCATGGATATGCTGTTCATGCTGGTCATTAGTGGTCCACAGGTAAATCAGTAAAAGCTTTTAAGTATGATGCTTCCCGGTCAAACCAAAGCAGAGGATGAGCTTTATCTCTTATTAAGCCACTCAACAGCTTTTACCAGAGTTATTCCGTCTCATAGGTGGCCGAGGAGTTTGTGAGGCAAGGCGGGCTTTCACTGTTAGAAGCCAGTCAGTACAACAGCGAAGAAGAGATCAGACGAAGAGCAACGTATCTGCTGGAGCACCACCTGCTGTCCTACTCATCCTATTGCTCGGTAAAGACTTTTGTacagtttattttgcttgttgAACTTGTACTAATTCAGAATTTAAATAATGACTTATATGATCTTTTGTGTTGCAGGTGGACAACACCTCAAACTCCTGAAACAACAGGAAGGGTTCATATTCACAGTGTCACAAAACactgttaccatgacaacacacTTGAGAATACAGgacttcctgtttacttttTGCAATCTGTGTAATGAACAAACAATGTTGTTatatttaaagtaatttttagactttttaaaTATGATGGTATTTTGATGTTCATTGTTGTTATCAGTGGtatttaaatacatataaagatgaaatcagatttttttaataccTGAAACTCCTCTGGTCTTAACACTCTGACatgtttgcatatttgcatCAAAGTCTCTCATCTGAAACTGGAACACCAACTGTACGTACAGGGGATGGATTTATATGACCCACTGTAAATATTTAGAATGAGTGCGAGGGCACCCTTTGTATTTATTGGCTTTGTGATGATGTTGTATTTTAGATGTATCATGTATTTTGAGCCAAAAAGCCTGAGATGTCTTTCATGGCTGTACATTCAGCAGATGAAttgtaaattaataaatatGACTTTCACTACAAGCAGAGGAAGATCTTCACTGGTGTACAGtatttaaattgtgtgtgtgtgtgtgtttccattgttgtgtggttttgtcatgttttgcaAAAGATAAATGAAGGTGCAgaacagattttcttttaaaccCTAAAAAACTGAATAGGAGGGAGGATTTCTGTGGTAAAAATCTTTTGATTTATATGGATTAATAATGCagacagtaataataatcagcGTAAAGCTCATTGCTCCAGATCAATCTTTTCAACTGGTGCAACACTTGAGACGGTCATCCCAGCTGTTGCTCTCGGCTGCCATGCATCCAAGTTCAAAAATGGTGAAAGAATCAATGACTGCCTTCCAACTTCAGGAATGTTTTTCTGATCAATGCCTGCAGTCTGATTAAGTCAATcgacaaaaaaaataactggGAACTAATTGGATCATTGATGACTTTAATTGGTTTATTTAGAATTGGCAGATTAGTTGATAATAAAACACCCACCTGCaaaaactgacatttacatGCTTGACATTGCACATGCTGAGGAAGCTTTAACCTGAGGACTGCCGGTTAAAACTCAGAGTTCAAATCTACTCGTCAcattaaatacacatttcaatGAAGCCAGAAGTGGGAGAAAAATGGCCCAAATCAAGAAGTCCTTTGTTGACATTTAGACTCAGGAAGTTGAGGTTAATTCAAAGAGCAATGGCCACGGTGCCGGACTGGAAAGACAGTCCTGTCTAAAAACACGGACGTCCAAAGTTTGCCCTTGTGTTTAGCATATTAGAGAAACGAGTCCTCCTGGCACTGGATTCCCACACAGATCACAGTGGGATTTTAATGTGACTGTGACTGAGTGGGTGTTGTTCGGCCAGCCTGTAACTGGCAGAGTGCTCAGCTCCTCCcactaatgaaaaaaaaaaaggcacaactCTCAAGTTTCCTCACTTCGTCTGTCCACCCATAACATTCACGGTCACGCTGCTCCTCTGCATGAAAAGCTAAAACAAGGTGGGTCACTTGATGTTTTTGTATATATCCTTGCTTACTTTGAGACTGCTTTTACAATCCTGCATGGAGTAATTCTGCCACACCACAACTGCTCTGTCTCTTTACATCTGCTTAGTGGACTGAAAATACAACTAGAGCTTTTCACAAGAGAGCATACATCTGGTTCGatcccctcttcttctctcctcccacGACGAGGCACACTGTGTCGAGTACTGGCAATGGAAGACACTGTGTCAACAGCTACAGAGAGAACAACAGGAAAGAATGGGGGTGAGGGGGCGGACCAAAGGGTGCTGATGTCCAGCAAGCCTCTGCATCGCTTCATCCAACAGGAGCCCAAAAGTCTTGGGGTAACACAGTTATCCAGGGCCACGAGTAGTAAATAAGTGTATAGGAATAGATGTCTACACAtagagctgcactgctgctcctTTAATCcatccttcctcttttccctcccagATTGTCATTGTGATCTTTggctgtgcagagctgctgatgggGTTTAATCTGGCCACTGAAAGCACGGTCACTTCTTACAACATCTACATTCCCTTCTGGCAGGGACTCCTGGTACGTAACGTTTGGCCGATTAGCAGCGACGTactgaaaatggtgaaatatcACACTTGGATGTTCACTGACACACTTAAAAGCACATGCACGCGCCTTCATGATTACTACATGTGGTATCAGAGTGGCTCCTTAAAGCCCCTGAGAGCTTAGAGGAAACAGTTTAATATTTTGGTAAAtctgcttattcactttctgaCCAAAGGTTTGATGAGAGAATTGACACCACTATTAAGTATGTGCCATACATATAAAGCTATACAGTcagcagcttagcttagcataaagattggaaacCAGCTCTGTTTAAAGTTAGCAAAATCAACACCAGCACTCTAAAACTCACTCATGAGCAGCTTatatcatgtttgtttaatcagtCCAAAAACTAAACTTACTCCTGGCAAGGAAATTATTCCAGCACATGATAAACATGACTATACATAAACATGCTTTGGGTGAGTGACAGATTAAAATGACGTGCtattgatttgttgttgttttgttttctaagtTTCTTGTCTGTGGAAACCTGTCCATCTACACTGAGGCACATCCATCCAAGAGGATGGTAGGTATACTGTGATTTTAGGCTCTAGTTTTagcatttaattttatttagtCACCTtcaatctgtctttctgtctcaaTAACTGATCTCGTTGGATCTGTCGTTCCCAGGTGACTGTGTGCTTGGCCATGTATCTGATTTCCCTCTTTGGAATCATAGTCTCTGCTGGCTACAGGATACACTGCTTCTTACATTATAGCTGGCTTCGGCACAGAATGTATTGGGCGCACGAGTGGATGACAGATGATTGGTCGTTACGCAGAGGGGTGAGTTTCAACATACATTTTTTAGACTGAATGGACGACATGCATATTTTCACAGTGAGCGAATAACATTCTCTTTCACTTCCTTTGCTCTAGGACCAGCTTACTGGTGTTGAGGGCCTACtgttcacttcctctctgtgtgtgttcgtgcttCTCATCTTCTTGTGTGTCATCGCACGCTTAGCTCTGAAGTCCACACGCACTCAGGTAGAACCCTTTTCATTGCTGCTTCACCTGAAACGGGCCTTTCCCTGTTCAAAGAATTCAAGAATGTACAGAGAAAGTACGAAGAATAAGTTTAAACCACAAACAAAGAGAtggaaagtaaaacaaaattaataaaagggagaaaaaagctTTGGTTATGATCCTTCCAGAGTCCTCTAGACCAGTGGTTCCTAACcgttttggcttgtgaccccttgaaacaaagacaaacacatcagGATTCTAACATACGCCAAAACATCAGCAGCTAGAAGAAGCCATATACACATTATTCACTGGCTGTGTGTCAGTCATCATTTTATTGCCTTCTTGTCATCCTCTTCTCTCACAACCGCCTCCACCTCTTCGACAGGTTATCGTCCAGTTCGTCCCGCCACCGCTGAGTGACACACCGTCAAACTGAAATCAACCTTTTGAAGTCTACAGCAACTAACACTGGTTCTCCTGCACCACACCCACCCCGTCGAAGAAATCTGTCATAATACTGTGCACTGTATTACATGTGCTGAGGCAGCAGCCCTGTAGCCCTGCCACAGCTTTTTCTAGCTACCTTCATCTACGGTGCGTGTAACTGCGGTAAGAAATGCTATACTGAACCACATTTATTATACATGCACTTATAAGGGAACATCATAACCACTAATCTCTCTCTGGAGCCTGATATGTGCTTACTGTTTGGCCAGTCAGCGCTTAGCGATGTTAAATTACTTTGAATTCTAGCTTCAAGGCGAGCAGGTCTTacatactgatactgataccaatcaatcaatcaactgaTTAACTCCATGGTCATGTTATTTCACCTAATCTTGATAgtctgttggaaaaaaatagtttACCATTAGCTGACATTAGTTGGTAAAGTCAGACAGAAGCccatgtttcatatttacattCAAATAAGTCAGAAGTACATTTTCCTTCTGCTCCACAGTGTTTAAAAGTGTTCTGCCCGTCAATTTAGATTTTGGTTATATAATGTGGTCACTGACTTTTCAGCCCTCATGCCATCGACATGTCTGATCATCATCTACGCTGTCTGCATTGTTGTTACATTTTGTGCAGCACACAGGCATACTTGCAGCTTTTGATAATCATTTTGAACCTCTGTGTACATTTCGCTAAAGATGTTTTGCAGTGTGACTttggatgaatgaatgttttgtttacagGGCAGCACATGCGCATGTGATGGCAACTTCAGatacctttttttaatgaaatgacgAGCCTGTTTGGAAACCTGTTTTTTTGCCTGTCAATGTGTGAAAAACACCGATTTGGTCCCT is a genomic window containing:
- the LOC121611784 gene encoding uncharacterized protein LOC121611784, whose protein sequence is MEDTVSTATERTTGKNGGEGADQRVLMSSKPLHRFIQQEPKSLGIVIVIFGCAELLMGFNLATESTVTSYNIYIPFWQGLLFLVCGNLSIYTEAHPSKRMVTVCLAMYLISLFGIIVSAGYRIHCFLHYSWLRHRMYWAHEWMTDDWSLRRGDQLTGVEGLLFTSSLCVFVLLIFLCVIARLALKSTRTQVIVQFVPPPLSDTPSN